DNA sequence from the Candidatus Kaistella beijingensis genome:
CTCGAAACGATATTAAAAGCGGGATATTTAAAGATTATTTCCTGAATTCGGGCAATTTCCTCCCGACTTAAATTTTTCATGAAAGTCATCGGAGTCAGTTTCGAATAATATTTTTCTTTCTTAATGTCTTTAATTCTTTTAATGAAATCTGCTTTGTTGATTTTCATTAAATGACAAAAATCCAACGTATCAAAATCCGGCCGCATCAAAGCTTCTGTGAAGGAAATTTCATAAGAAGGCTGGTTTCCCACCATAATTTTCCCGTTTCGGTCGAAAATGACGCCGCGTTGCGGAATGATGTATTCGGTTTTAATGGAAGTATTTGCCGCGTTCAAGGCATATCGGTCAGTAAACAACTGTAAATAGGCGAGTCTTGCTATAAAAATTGCAGCAATAACGGCGAGAATAACGGTTATTTTTAAATATTGTGACTTCATTAAATTATGGTTTTTTCAACCAAATTAGAGAAATAAAAATCTTTACAATCTTAACTTTCTTAATGGCAAAAATTCCATTAAAGTTTGTGACTATTTCAAAGTATTGTTACTATAAATTTTAGATTCTTTGCTTAATCCTAAAAGCCAAAGCGTACATCAGGATAAATATAAAGGAAATCCCGCTCGTTGCCAAAACATTCAGAAATATTTCGAAAAAACGGCTGAATTTGAAAAACTCGATATACTGCACCAACAATTGATGGAAGAAAATACTCGATGCGATGAAGAGCAAAAACTGCGTCCACTGCAAACTCTGAAAAGAAAAGAAATCCGTGGAAGTATCGGTAGAAGTTCGGAAAATCAAGGTTCTAAAATAGGCTATAATTGTGGTTGCAAAAGCATTGATTCCCCAAGTGTAAAGAAACGCATCAATCGACAAACCGAGCATAAAACTCAACGCCAAAAACTGAAACCTATTTCTGAAAAACGGATAAAACATCACAAAAACGGGATAAAGAACCGGTGTATATTTCCCGAAAAGCGTAATTCTGTTCAGCACAAAAATTTGCAGTGCCACAAGAAAAACAATCATCAAGATGTCGGTAAAAAGTGTTCTGCTTATCATTTTTCTCTTTTAATTGTTGCCTGCAAAGTATCTTGAATTCTACTTACTTCTGCTTTTTTCAAGCTTTTTACTACGTAAACTTTGCTCAAATTCCCCATCTTTTCACTCAACTCTACGGCAATATCCCAAAAACCTGTTTTGCTGTCGACTTCATAGCCTGAAATTCTTCCAATCATCACTCCTCTTGGGAAAATGGCTGATTTTCCGTCGGTTACAACGGTGTCGCCAATTTGAAGCGGAACATATTTAGGAACATCCGATAAATGCATCGTTCGAGAATCGTCTCCTCGCCAAGTCAAAGTTCCAAAATATCCCGATTTTTTCAGCGCGGCATTGATTTTAATTTTATCCAAACTTAAAACCGATTGAACCAAAGCATAAGAATCGGTAGTATTAATAACGATTCCTGCAATTCCTTTCGGCGCCATGACGCCCATTTTCGGCATTACTCCGTCTCGTTTACCTCGATTGATGGTGAAATAATTGTCTTTTCTGTTTATGCTGTTGAAAATAATTTCGCCATCCACGAAAGTGTAGATTTGTCCGCCACCGATTGTGTCGTGAACCTTTCTAAATTGTGGGATTTCCGACGTTCCTTTTCCGTAAACTTGCTCCATTAAAACTTTGTTTTGGGCAACAAGCTGTTCGTTGATTTGCTTGAGTTTCAGGTAAGAAGCACCTTCATCAATATATCCCGAAACCCACGAATTGAATGCGGCAGTTTGTGCGGCAATCCACGACTGCTGCATCGAGTTTCTGCTGAAAATCAATACCAAAGCAATGAGCTGCAGGAATATAAAGAAGACGAACAAACCGTTCTTCGAAAATAATCTCAGCAAAAATCCCATCAGTGAATGTCGTAAAAGTTAACGGTTTATTTTATCAGGAAGTTGAATTTATCCATGTTTTTCAAAGCGATTCCGGTACCGCGAACTACGGCTCTCAAAGGATCTTCCGCTACGAAAACAGGTAGTCCTGTTTTCTTGTGAAGTCTGTCCGCAAGTCCACGAAGAAGCGCACCACCACCTGCAAGATAAATTCCTGTTTTGTAAATATCTGCAGCCAATTCCGGCGGAGTTAAGGATAAAGTTTCCATCACTGCATCCTCAATTCTGATGATGGATTTGTCCAAAGCACGCGCGATTTCCTTGTAGTTCACCATAATTTCTTTTGGTTTCCCTGTAATTAAATCACGTCCTTGAACCGGAATGTCCTCGATCTCAACATCCAATTCCTCGATAGCGGAACCAACTTCGATTTTTACCCTTTCAGCGGTTCTTTCACCGATGTATAAATTGTGGTGTGTTCTTAAATAATAAGCAATATCGTTGGTGAAAACGTCGCCCGCAATTTTTACGGATTTGTCGCAAACGATTCCTCCTAAAGCAACTACGGCGATTTCTGTTGTTCCACCACCGATGTCGATGATCATGTTACCTTCAGGTTTTTGCACGTCGATTCCCACACCGATTGCTGCAGCCATTGGTTCATAAATCAAACGAACTTCTTTAGCATTTACTTTTTGGGCAGAATCACGGACCGCACGTTTTTCAACTTCGGTAATTCCCGATGGAATACAGATAACGATTTTTAAAGTCGGCTGAAAAAGTTTTCCTTTAATTCCCGGAATTTGTTTGATGAATTCCTTGATCATGTGTTCAGATGCGTGGAAATCAGCGATTACGCCGTCTTTCAAAGGTCTGATTGTTTTAATGTCTTCGTGGGTTTTCCCCTGCATGTGTTTTGCTTTTTCACCTACTGCAATTGGTTTCCCTGTAGATCTTTCGATTGCCACGATCGACGGTTGGTCGATCACAATCTTGTTATTATGTATAATTAGTGTGTTCGCTGTTCCCAAGTCTATCGCAATATCCTGCGTGAACATATCAAATAACCCCATTTTTCTGCTAATTTTTTAAAGTGTACAAAGATATAAATTTAGAACCGTTCTAAAAATTTGATTTCAAATAAATTCCGTTAAATTTTTATTAAAGTTCACGGATCTTCTACTATAACTTTTTAATGGTGAGAATATTTGATTTCAATTGAAAATCAAATGACGAAATGGTTTTTTTAAAAAGCTGGAATCATCATAGAAAGCGAAACTGATTTTTTCTTTTCCAATAGATTTCACTGATAATCTTCATATTCCGCGCCTTTCTTTTATTCAATATAAAGTCTTAAATTTGCGGTTGCTTTATGAACACGGATAAAAATCTACACAAAACTTCTAATTTCGCTGTGTTAAGCATCAGTTTTGAAAAAGCCGATGCCGAAACAAGGGGGAAATTTGCTTTTTTTGATGAGAATATTAAAAATTTTGTCAACGAAATTCATGACGAGAATTTGGGTGACGCGTTCGTGGTTTCTACCTGCAACCGAACCGAAATTTACACGACAACTCCGAATTACCTTTTGATTGCGGAACTTTACTGCAAAACAATCGGCGTGAGTTTAACGGAATTCATGAAGTATGTGAATATTCTGAAACACGAGGAAGCGCTCAATCACCTTTTCCGTGTTGCTGCAGGTTTGGAAAGTCAGATTATTGGTGATTTCGAAATTATAGGACAGATTAAAAATGCTTATCACCGTTTCAAAAAAGAAAAACAAAACTCGAACCCATTTTTGGAAAGAGCCATTAATTCCGCCATTCAAATTTCAAAAAGAATCAAGAATGAGACGGGAATTTCCAACGGAGCAGCTTCGGTTTCTTACGCAGCGGTGCATTATATTTTAAAAAATCAAACTCAGATTTCCGACAAAAATATTTTGCTTTTGGGAGTGGGTGAAATTGGACAAAATACGGTTGAAAATTTGGTAAAACACGTTTACAAACCGAAAGTAAAAATTGCCAACAGAAGCTCCGACAAAGCGGAAAAAATTGCAGAAAAATATAAAATTCCACACATCGAATTTGCTGATTTTAATAACGAACTCAAAAAAACCGATATTCTGATTGTCGCAACAGGAGCGCAACATCCCATCATCAACAAAACCCATTTCCCAAATGGAAAGGAAACTTTGGTGATAGATTTGTCGATTCCAAACAATGTGGAAAAAAACATAACCGAAAATCAAAACGTAAGTTTGGTAGATGTGGACGAACTTTCACTGCACATCAGCGAAACGATGGTTCAAAGGCAGAAGGAAATTCCGAAAGCCGAAGAAATTATCAAGGAAATGACCAAGGATTTCTTGGAATGGGAAAAGAAAAGAAAACTCGCTCCAAACATCCATCATTTCAAGGCTGTTCTGAAAAATATGGAGCGCAACGAAATGCACAACATCCACAAAAAACACAAATATGTTGATGTGAATGACATGCAGCTTTCGGAGAAAATGATACAGAAAATCACCAACCGTTTCGCAAAATATATCATCGACAATCCGTGGAAAGCAGAAGAAATTAGCAAGTTAATGCACGAAATTTTCGTGGAACAACCCAATAAGGAATTCAATGAGAAGCATTAAAATCGGAACCCGAAATTCGCCGCTCGCACTATGGCAAGCCCGTGAAGTCGCAAAAAATTTACAGAACAGAAATTATAAAACGGAAATCACGCCCATTGTTTCAACGGGTGATAAAAATTTGACGCAGCCGCTTTATTCATTGGGAATTACTGGGATTTTCACCAAAGATTTAGACATTGCTTTATTGAATAACGAAGTTGATATTGCCGTTCATTCCTTAAAAGATATTCCAACCGAACTTCCTGAAAATGTGGAAATTATTGCGGTTTTAAAGCGTGATTTTCCCCAGGATATTTTGGTTCGAAGAAAAGGCGCAGAAAATCTTGAACTAAAAGATTTGAAAGTCGCGACGAGTTCCCTCCGAAGAAGAGCATTTTGGTTAAAAGAATTTCCCCAAGCTCAATTTTCCGACATTCGTGGAAATGTTCAAACCCGATTGAGAAAGTTGGAAGAAGAAGATTTCGACGCCACACTTTTTTCTTTGGCGGCTATTGAAAGAATAAGCTTAGTAGTTGATTATGAGTTCCTTCCGATGATGATTTCCGCTCCTGCACAAGGAGTTGTGGCGATTACGGCAAGAAAGGATGACGAGGAAATCCAGGAAATTTTTGAAGAAATCAATCACCTTCCGACCCAAATTTGCGTTGATATTGAAAGAAGTTTTCTGAACACTTTGGAAGGCGGCTGTACTGCGCCAATTGGGGCTTTTGCCGAAATGAACGATAAAAATGAAATCCGCTTTCAAGGAAGATTATGTTCGTTGGACGGAAAAAACTGTATCGAAACCGACGAAATTTTCCTTTGGGAAGAAGGCAAAAATTTTGGAAAGAATTTGGCTGAGAAACTTTTGGAAAACGGCGGAAGAGAATTGATGGCCGAAATAAAAACACACCTGTAAACCCGAGATTTATCAACAGTTACATTTTTCATACACTTCAATTCATGAAAATATTATTCACAAAAAAGCTTAATGAAAAACAGGTTTCCGAGAAATTGGGAAATGGTTTTTCATGTGATTTTGTGGAGGTTATCAAAATTAACCATAAAGAAGTTCGTCCGTTCGACTTGGAAAATTACTCGTTGATTTTTACTTCGGTAAATGGAGTGGACGCTTTTTTTGCTAATGGTTTTAAACCCGATGAAAATTTCATGGACAAACATTTTAACAAAATTTATTGCGTCGGGAAAAAGACAAAAGCGCGATTGAGAAAATACGGTTTCGGTGTTTTTAAACTGAAAAAAAATGCCAAAGAACTTTCCGAGTTTATCGTTGAAAATTGTGCAAAAGAAAGGTTCATCCATTTTTGTGGAAATTTGGCGTTGGATATTTTGCAGAAAAAATTGCCGCTTCAAAACGTCGAATATCGAAAAGTGGTGGTGTACGAAACCGAACTTCTCTATCCTAAAGTGGAGCACCAATACGACGCAGTTGCATTTTTTTCGCCAAGTGGAGTTAGAAGTTTTGTGCAACATAATTTGTTGAATTTCAGCAAGATATTTTCAATTGGTGAAACAACCACTTCGGAAATCGGCAAGTTTACCGATAAAGGAGTGTTCACCGGAAAAGATAATGATTTAGCAGCTTTACTCCAATTAATCAAAGTGGAAGGCAAATAAAAAATTAGAAATTTCTATAATGAATAGGAAATTTCAAAAACTTAAATAAGTAGAAATGATTAAGAACGACCTGTATTTAAAGGCATTGCGAGGAGAAACCGTGGAAAGACCACCGGTTTGGATGATGAGACAAGCGGGAAGATTTTTACCCGAATTTCGTGCAATGCGCGATGAATACGACTTTTTCACAAGATGTAGAACTCCGGAACTTGCTGCAGAAATCACGATGATGCCAATTCGAAGATATCCTTTGGATGCCGCGATTTTGTTTTCAGATATATTGGTGGTTCCACAAGCAATGGGAATCGATTTTAAAATGGTGGATTCCATCGGACCTTGGTTGGAAACGCCAATTCGTACCGCAGAACAAGTTCAGAATATTGAAGTTCCTAATGTTAATGATACTTTGGGATATGTTTTCGATGCGATTGAATTGACGCTTCAAAAACTCGACAACGAAATTCCTTTGATTGGTTTTGCCGGTTCGCCGTGGACAATCCTTTGCTATTGCGTGGAAGGAAAAGGCTCGAAAGCGTTCGATATCGCGAAATCTTTCTGTTTCCAAAATCCTGAAGCAGCACATTTATTATTGCAAAAAATTACCGATACCACGATTGCTTACTTGAAAAGAAAAGTGGAGAAAGGGGTTTCCGCAGTTCAGGTTTTCGATTCTTGGGGCGGAATGTTGTCACCGGAAGATTATCAGGAATTTTCATGGAAATACATCAACCAAATCGTGGAAGCACTGTCGCCATTAACTCACGTGATCGTTTTCGGAAAGGGTTGTTGGTTCGCTTTGGAAGAAATGACGTTGTCAAAAGTTTCCGCTTTAGGAGTTGATTGGACCATTCGCCCTGAATTTGCAAGAGTTTTAACGAATCACACCATGACTTTGCAAGGGAATTTTGATCCTGCAAGATTGCATTCATCGCCAGAAACCATCAAGAAAATGGTGAACGAAATGATCAACCGTTTCGGAAAAGACAAATATATCGCAAATCTTGGCCACGGAATTTTACCAAATATTCCATTGGAAAATGCGGAAGCGTTTATTCGTGCGGTGGTGGATTGGAAGCCGAATTAGGAGAATCTTGGCGCGAGCGAAGCGAGCGCCGAAAAGAGTTTTAAGAAATTTTTTGAACACGTCATTTTGGCGTGTTCAACTTTTTTATCGCTTTTCAATTTCATAATACAGCAATTCCTCGTCATCATCCGGAAGCCGAACCTTTTTCTGAAATTTCAAGCCCAATTTTTCAATCAGTTTTTGTGAAGAAATATTTTCTTTGGTCGTGATTGCTGAAACTTTCTTTAAACCAAATTCTTTAAATCCAATTTCTAATAATTTTGAAGCCGATTCAAAACCGTAACCTTTTCCTTCAAATTCGGGCAAAAAACTGAAGCCGATATCGTGAACATCCAAACCATCCCGTTCGAAAATTCCAACGCCGCCGATTTTCTTTCCGTCATCTTTTTTGGTAATCAAAAAGTTTCCGTAACCAAGTCTTTCCATTTGAGGAAGAAACCTGTTTTTGATATAGTTTTCCGCATCTTCAAGCGTTTTGATATTTCGGTCACCAATAAATTTGATAAAGTTCGGCGAATTGTACAACTCAAAAATAAGTGGTGAATCCTCGACTGACATTGGAGTTAAAACAAGCCTTTCCGTTTCAATTTTTTTATTCTCCATTAAATTCCTTTTTTTACTGCAAGTATCATTTCAATCATTTTCACTTTCCTGTTTTCGCGAGTTTCGGGCTTTTTCGCTTCCACAATCCAACGGATGTATTCTTTTTTGTGGGTGTAACTCATTGCTTCAAACAATTCCTTTGCTTTTAGATTTTCATTAAAAACAATTTGCACATCTTCGGGAATTTCGACAATTCTTTTCTCCTTATCTTCCCAAAGTTTTACGGAAACGGTGTCGCCAAAAGATTTTCCAAGATTATTTCGCACTTCTTGCGTTAATCCAAGAATGTGGCAATCGGAGTTCATCTTTGCCAAACTTCCACGATATTTTACTTTTCCATCAAAAATCGCTTTGATTTTTACCTGACCTTTTTTCCCAAAAAGTTCTTCCACTGAAAAAGGAAACTCTACAAACGCAGCGTTAATTGTTCCCGACTGTTGAATGATGGCTTGAAATGAAATATAATCTTGAGTCATTTTAATAAAAATTCAATTTCAAATTTAGGAATAACGGCACAAAAATGGGAGTTAAGTGGGAAAATTATTTTTATGCAAAAGATAATCGCAGTATTACTGTTTTCTGCAGGAATTTTATTCGTTCAAAATTGTTCAACTAAAACTTTAGTTTCAGGTGAAATTAACCGACAATGGATGTTGATTGAATTCCAAGATTTCCCAAGAGATTTGATGGTGAAAAATCGTGCAAACATGGATATGTCGCCCACGAAAACAAATCCGAATCAATACGGAGCAACAATGGGTTGCAACAAAATGTTTCTAACCGCTACGTTTTATTCGAACGGAACCGTGAAATTTTCCGATATTGGAAGTACAATGATGTATTGCGAAGGAAACATGGATTTGGAAACCGCTTTTGCAAAGTCGCTTCCAACAATGGCAAAGTATGAAATCGACGGTCATCACCTCACGCTTACCAACGATAAAGGCGAAAAAATGAAATTTGTTGCGGCAGATTGGGATTAGACAATTAGCAAAGGGTAATGAGAAATGGCAGAAGAAAAGTTTAAGAAATTTTATTTGATTTTAGTATTGCAGATTCTAGATAAATTATTTAGTTTGGGTAAGTTAAACTTATTACCCCATTACTCAGTACTAATCACTTATGAACATAAACCCTGAAATAATTGGATTTGTAGCGGGAGGATTATCTTCCGCACTTTTTATTCCGCAAATTATTAAAATTCTGAAGGAGAAATCAGCGGAAGAAATTTCGTTGCTTACCTGCATTATCGGAATTTTGAGTAGTGGGTTGTGGCTGTGGTACGGAATTGTTCAAGACCATATTTCCATGATTGTGACCAATATTATCGCAGCTTTGGCAACGATTGTTCTACTTGTCTTAAAATTTATTTACAATAAGTAATTGTGAACAAAAAGGTTTGGAAAAAGATTAAATTTGTCAGGTGAAATTTTATAAAATATGAACTTCAACCCTGAAATTATTGGCTTAATAGGAGGATTTCTTTCCTGTATCACCTTCGTTCCACAAATATTTAAGACTTGGAAATCAAAATCGGTAAAAGATATTTCGGTTTCTACATTTCTCATCGTTTTGGCAAGTACCATTATTTGGATTGTTTACGGCGTTTTTAAAGACAGTATTTCTGTAATTTTAACGAATATCGTTGTGTTTTTTACCGCTGTGATTATGCTTTGGATGAAGTGGAAGTTTACAGAGAAATTACACAGATAACACGGATTTTCACAGATACTAATATGTTTACTAGCTATAATTTAGATTAATCATTACCGAAATCTGTGGAAATATGTGGAATCCGTGAGATATAAAGCCTTAAATTTGTAAAAGCCGAAAGCTGAAATTTTATGCTAGAAAAAAAAGACCATCAATATGAAAAAGCCGTTCTTGTAGGCTTAATTACGCAAAATCAAGACGAAGAAAAACTCACAGAATATCTCGATGAACTCGAGTTTTTGGCATTTACAGCAGGTGCAACTGTGGAAAAACGCTTCACCCAAAAAATGTCGCAACCCGATTCCAAAACTTTTGTAGGAAGCGGAAAAGCCGAAGAAATCCGAAATTACGTAAAAGAACACGAAATTGGAACTATAATTTTTGATGATGAACTTTCACCGTCGCAGCTGAAAAATTTGGAGCGGGAAATGGAAGTCAAAATTTTGGACAGAACCAATTTGATTTTAGACATTTTCGCACAAAGAGCCCAAACTTCCTATGCAAGAACACAAGTTGAACTCGCTCAATACGAATATTTATTGCCTCGATTGACGAGAATGTGGACACACTTGGAAAGACAACGAGGCGGAATTGGAATGCGTGGACCCGGAGAAACAGAAATTGAAACCGACCGAAGAATTATCCGCGACCGAATTTCATTATTGAAAGAAAAACTAAAAACCATCGACAAGCAGATGTCCACACAAAGACAAAACCGCGGAAAAATGGTGCGTGTCGCTTTGGTTGGTTACACCAACGTTGGGAAATCTACCTTGATGAACGCACTTTCAAAATCGGAAGTTTTTGCAGAAAATAAATTGTTTGCAACCTTAGATACTACAGTTCGCAAAGTTGTAATTGGTAATTTACCGTTTTTGTTGACGGACACCGTTGGTTTTATCCGAAAATTGCCCACACAGTTAGTAGAAAGTTTTAAATCCACTTTGGATGAAGTTCGTGAATCGGATTTGCTGATTCACGTCGTGGATATTTCCCACGAAAGTTTTGAAGATCACATCAATTCCGTCAATCAAATCTTAATGGAAATCGGAGCACATCAAAAACCGATGATTATGGTTTTCAACAAGATAGATGCTTTCGCTTACGAGAAAAAGGATGAAGACGATTTGACGCCGGCCAACAAAAAAAATATTTCACTTGCAGAATGGGAAAAAACGTGGATGTCGAAATCGAAATATCCAACAGTTTTCATTTCGGCTTTAACGAAACAAAATTTCCCTGAAATGAAGAAAATGATTTACGATGAGGTGTTGAAAATCCATATTTCAAGATTTCCGTATAATGATTTTCTGTTTGAGTATTTTGAGGAGGAAGACGCTTAAACCCAGAGACCCGGAGTTTTACCATCGCAAAAGACTCTATTTTATCAATTTATACAACAACTTTACAGTATTCTGTTTAAAATTAAAAATCAAATCATCACCCAAATCAAATCCGCTCTCGATTTTCTTTCCATCAAAGAAAAAGCAGAATTTTTCCCCCGATTCTTCAAGGCAGGAAAAGGTGAATACGCAGAAGGCGACCAATTCATCGGCGTTACTGTTCCCGACCAAAGAAAAGTGGCAAAAGAGTTTTGGAACAAAATTTCTTTGGAAGAATTGGGAGAACTGCTTTCCTCAAAAATTCACGAACATCGTCATACTGCGCTTTTGATGTTGGTGGCAAAATTTGAAAAATCAAAAGACCCGAAAGAGAAAGACGAAATCGTAAAATTCTATCTCAAAAACAAAAAACAAATTAACAATTGGGATTTGGTAGATAATTCCTGCTACAAAATTTTAGGAAGATATTGCTTTGAAAATCAGGGTGATAAAATTTTGAGAAAACTTTCGGAAGAAAATAATTTGTGGAGCAAAAGAATGGCAATTGTTTCTACAATATGGCACTCAAGAAAAGGAAACAGTTTTGAGTTACTAAAAGAATTGGCGTTGAAAAACCTTCATCACGAACACGATTTAATGCACAAAGCAAACGGTTGGCTTCTCCGAGAAATGGGAGAAAAGAACCAAACCGAACTCCTTGATTTCCTAAAACTTCATTACAAAACAATGCCAAGAACTTCACTTCGTTATGCCATTGAAAAACTGGATGAAGATTTGAGACAGGACTTTTTGAAAGGGAGAGTTTAAGGTTTGTTTAAATCTTTTCAATTGATAAAGCCTTGCCGATTTTGCTGATTTGGCAGATCTCTCACCGCATTTTATCTGCGTGATTTGCTAAATCTGCGAGAACATTAAAACATTTAAAATAAATCTAAATGAGTTCTAAATGATAGACCACCTTTTTTACCTTCGAGAATTCATCCACTATTTTCTGCATTTGGTTTTTCCGATTGTCATTGCGAAAGTTTTCTTCAAAAATAATTGGAAACATGCCTATTTTTTGATGTTGGCAACGATGGTGGTAGATTTGGACCACGTTTTTGCCAATCCAGTTTTTGACCCGAATAGAAGCAGCGTTGGTTTTCATCCGTTGCATTCTTATCCGATGATTGCAGTTTATTTTTTAGGCACAATTTTTCTTAAGGGAAACTACAAAATCATTTCGGTTGGACTTCTTTTCCACATGTTTACCGACTTTCAGGATTATTATTTGTGGAAGGCAATGTTAAATAGTTATTAATTTTTTGAATAACTATTTGATTTTTGATAGATTTTTTATATTTTGTCGCAAATCTTAAGTTATGAAATTGAAAAAATTACTTCATTGGTCGATTATTTTTCCCGTCATTTCTTCCGCTTTTTATCTTTTAGGCGGATTAAATGACACCATTTTTTCCAATATTGTGGGTGCAATTTTATTATTTGCCACGGTTTTGGCGGCAGTTCATCACGCAGAAGTGGTTGCCCATAAAGTGGGCGAACCCTACGGAACAATAATTCTCGCCATTTGCATCACCATTCTTGAGGTAGGTTTAATTATTTCGTTCATGCTTTCCGGTGGAGAAGGCGCGATGACTTACGCCAGAGATACCGTTTTTGCAGCGGTCATGATTATACTGAACGGAATTCTTGGCATCTGTATTTTGGTTGGGAGCAGAAAATATAAGGAACAATTCTTCATCACCAATTCCGCGACGACTTATTTGGTTAGCTTGATTGCGATTTTGGTTCTCACTTTAATTCTACCAAATTATACTTCAAGTATTCGCGGGCCGTTTTATACCGAAAGTCAGTTGGTATTTATTTCTTCGGCATGTCTTGTGATTTACGGCAGTTTCTTAATGTTTCAAACTGTTCGACATCGTAATTATTTTGTTGTAGAAGAGCCAGATAACACTACGCATGAAGCAGCACCTCCAACAATTCTCGAGACGGTTATTAGTTTGGTTTTGCTAATAATTTGTCTTGCAGTTGTAATTTTTATGGCAAAAGGACTTTCACCGGTTATCGAAAATTTTGTTGAAAATGTGGGCGCTCCCAGAGCTTTGGTTGGAGTAATTATCGCTTTCGTCGTTTTACTTCCCGAAGGTTTGGCTGCAATTCGTGCGGCGAGCAACAATCAAATTCAAACCTCCATCAATCTTGGTTTGGGTTCCGCTTTGGCGAGCCTTGGATTAACGATTCCGGCAATTTCTGTGGTTTGTATTCTTTACGACATTCCTTTTGTATTGGGACTCGACATGAAATCGATTATTCTTTTGGTACTTTCCATTTTCACGGTGATGCTTTCGTTAAGCCGGGGAAAAACCAATCACCTTTACGGAACTGTTTTGCTCGTGAATTTGGCGGCGTATATTTTTACGGTGATTGTGCCTTAATTCTTATTCAACCTCGTTGCCGTTTCCATTTTGAAGCCCATCAAATTGGCAATATTATTGGCTTTATAAATCGCGGTTTCCGCCATTTCTCCGGAGAAGTTTTCTTCAATCGTGGCAGTCCATAATTTTACCCAATGTTCGAAATGCCTTTTTTCCATCGGTATTTTTTCATTGATCGGGAAATGTACGGCCATCGGATTTCCTTTATACGTCATTTGTCCGAAAAGTATGGTTTCCCAAAACGAGTACATTTTCGGCAAATGTTTGCTCCAATCCACTTTTGCAACGTCATTGAAAAAGAAACCTATCGTGTCGTCATGCTGTACTTTCTCATAAAATTTATTCACTAAAAGTTCTATATCATCTCTTGTTTCCAATTTTTTCATGCATCAAAATTACTTTTTATTTATGGCTAAACTTATGACTTCAGTCAATATAGTTTAATTTTGCAAAATTATGGCAAGAAAAATAAGAACAATCCGCCAACAATCGCGCGATGAAAGCGGCTTTGG
Encoded proteins:
- a CDS encoding group III truncated hemoglobin, with translation MKKLETRDDIELLVNKFYEKVQHDDTIGFFFNDVAKVDWSKHLPKMYSFWETILFGQMTYKGNPMAVHFPINEKIPMEKRHFEHWVKLWTATIEENFSGEMAETAIYKANNIANLMGFKMETATRLNKN
- a CDS encoding calcium:proton antiporter; translated protein: MKLKKLLHWSIIFPVISSAFYLLGGLNDTIFSNIVGAILLFATVLAAVHHAEVVAHKVGEPYGTIILAICITILEVGLIISFMLSGGEGAMTYARDTVFAAVMIILNGILGICILVGSRKYKEQFFITNSATTYLVSLIAILVLTLILPNYTSSIRGPFYTESQLVFISSACLVIYGSFLMFQTVRHRNYFVVEEPDNTTHEAAPPTILETVISLVLLIICLAVVIFMAKGLSPVIENFVENVGAPRALVGVIIAFVVLLPEGLAAIRAASNNQIQTSINLGLGSALASLGLTIPAISVVCILYDIPFVLGLDMKSIILLVLSIFTVMLSLSRGKTNHLYGTVLLVNLAAYIFTVIVP